In one window of Zhihengliuella sp. ISTPL4 DNA:
- a CDS encoding ATP-dependent helicase produces the protein MSALDALDERQRAAASVLRGPVAVLAGAGTGKTRVITHRIAHGIDTGAYSPSRVMAVTFTAKAAGELRGRLRALGVEGVAARTFHAAALAQLNFFWPTLAGAPAPSIIDNKVRMLGQAADAIRLRPSTATLRDIASEIEWRKVSMISIDRYAELGRPVSGIDATQLVELMRGYEALKDERHQLDFEDVLLACAGMLETEPRVAAAVHEQYRHFTVDEFQDVSPLQNRLLELWLGDRHDICVVGDASQTIYSFAGAEQRFLLEFERRHPDATVVRLETNYRSQAPILTAANALMRGRPGALELVPAREQFTAEPPTVTAYDSEAEEAAGIAAGIAGRIAGGASPAEIAVLYRAHAQSAVLQQALAAEGIATSVLGGTRFFAMPEVRQAILALRAAAVAPTEHGFLPGVRRVLRELGLTEEPPAAGGAQRDGWEARRAILRLAEEAGPETNLRSFSDELMARAKDQHEPTMRTVTLSTLHAAKGLEWPHVYLAGWAEGSLPISYATTFEAIDEERRLAYVGVTRAARTLELSWARSAGRGERAPSRFLAEMGTTGRGTGILRETAPNATRSRRPR, from the coding sequence GTGAGCGCACTCGATGCCCTCGACGAGCGGCAGCGAGCGGCGGCCTCGGTCCTGCGCGGTCCGGTGGCGGTGCTCGCGGGAGCCGGGACCGGCAAGACGCGGGTGATCACCCATCGCATCGCGCATGGGATCGACACCGGCGCGTACTCGCCGTCCCGCGTGATGGCGGTGACGTTCACGGCGAAGGCCGCCGGCGAGCTCCGCGGCCGCCTCCGGGCGCTGGGGGTGGAGGGCGTCGCGGCCCGCACCTTCCATGCGGCCGCCCTCGCACAGCTCAACTTCTTCTGGCCGACGCTGGCAGGGGCGCCTGCCCCGTCGATCATCGACAACAAGGTGCGGATGCTCGGCCAGGCCGCCGACGCCATCCGCCTGCGTCCGAGCACCGCGACGCTGCGTGACATCGCCTCCGAGATCGAGTGGCGGAAGGTGTCCATGATCTCGATCGACCGGTACGCCGAACTCGGGCGCCCGGTCAGCGGGATCGACGCGACCCAGCTCGTGGAGCTCATGCGCGGCTACGAGGCGTTGAAGGACGAGCGTCATCAGCTCGACTTCGAGGACGTCCTGCTCGCGTGCGCGGGCATGCTGGAGACGGAGCCGCGGGTGGCGGCCGCCGTCCACGAGCAGTACCGGCACTTCACCGTCGACGAGTTCCAGGACGTGTCGCCCCTCCAGAATCGTCTCCTGGAATTGTGGCTGGGGGATCGGCACGACATCTGCGTCGTCGGCGACGCCAGCCAGACGATCTACTCCTTCGCGGGGGCGGAGCAGCGGTTCCTCCTCGAGTTCGAGCGACGGCACCCGGACGCGACCGTCGTGCGTCTGGAGACGAACTACCGGTCGCAGGCTCCGATCCTGACGGCGGCGAACGCTCTCATGCGCGGGCGACCGGGTGCCTTGGAGCTGGTCCCCGCCCGCGAGCAGTTCACGGCGGAGCCGCCCACGGTCACAGCGTACGATTCCGAGGCCGAGGAGGCCGCGGGTATCGCCGCGGGCATCGCCGGCCGTATCGCGGGCGGCGCGTCCCCGGCGGAGATCGCGGTGCTGTATCGCGCCCACGCCCAATCCGCGGTTCTGCAGCAGGCGCTCGCCGCCGAGGGGATCGCCACCTCGGTGTTGGGCGGCACGCGGTTCTTCGCCATGCCGGAGGTGCGCCAGGCGATCCTCGCGCTCCGTGCCGCGGCGGTGGCGCCGACCGAGCACGGTTTCCTCCCCGGGGTGCGCCGCGTGCTCCGTGAACTCGGGCTGACGGAGGAGCCGCCCGCGGCCGGAGGCGCCCAGCGCGACGGCTGGGAGGCGCGGCGCGCGATCCTGCGTCTCGCCGAGGAGGCGGGGCCGGAGACGAACCTTCGGTCCTTCAGCGACGAGCTGATGGCCAGGGCGAAGGATCAGCACGAGCCGACGATGCGGACGGTGACGCTGTCGACCCTGCACGCCGCGAAGGGTCTCGAGTGGCCGCACGTCTACCTGGCCGGATGGGCGGAGGGCTCCCTGCCCATCTCGTACGCGACGACCTTCGAGGCGATCGACGAGGAGCGGCGCCTGGCCTACGTGGGCGTCACGCGAGCGGCGCGCACGCTGGAGCTGTCGTGGGCGCGGTCGGCGGGGCGCGGCGAGCGGGCGCCGTCGCGGTTCCTGGCGGAGATGGGGACGACGGGCCGCGGCACAGGCATTCTGCGTGAAACCGCACCGAACGCCACGCGGTCCCGCCGTCCGCGTTGA
- the nudC gene encoding NAD(+) diphosphatase: MSIPRPFFDRAAELREEEGVLERLRDDAGSRVVVVREGRVRVAASALLRVSADEVADGTWALLGRDADGAALLLAALPPETEALDTAPDEIWLGLRDLGGRLDAGESEVLVAAVSLAGWLRDAPFCPTCGGGTELRNAGWSRRCLVCGREHFPRTDPAVIVAVESADGERLLLGANAAWGGRMYSCFAGFTEAGESLEATVHREIEEESGVRLSALRYISSQPWPFPRSLMVGFRAVVEDEAAARPDGEEIIDVRWFTRTEIGAALAGDGPVGLPGPASIARALIVDWFEERP; the protein is encoded by the coding sequence ATGAGCATTCCGCGCCCGTTCTTCGACCGCGCCGCCGAACTCCGCGAGGAGGAGGGCGTGCTCGAGCGTCTGCGCGACGACGCAGGCTCGCGCGTCGTCGTCGTCCGGGAGGGGCGTGTGCGCGTGGCGGCCTCCGCGCTGCTGCGCGTCTCCGCGGACGAGGTCGCCGACGGCACCTGGGCGCTCCTGGGGCGGGATGCCGACGGCGCGGCGCTCCTGCTCGCCGCGCTGCCGCCCGAGACCGAGGCCCTGGACACGGCACCCGACGAGATCTGGCTCGGACTCCGCGACCTCGGCGGACGATTGGACGCGGGCGAGTCCGAGGTGCTCGTCGCCGCGGTCTCGCTGGCCGGATGGCTCCGGGACGCCCCGTTCTGCCCCACGTGCGGGGGAGGGACGGAGCTGCGCAACGCGGGCTGGTCGCGTCGCTGCCTCGTGTGCGGGCGCGAGCACTTCCCGCGGACCGATCCTGCCGTGATCGTCGCCGTCGAGAGCGCAGACGGCGAGCGGCTGCTGCTCGGCGCCAACGCCGCCTGGGGCGGACGCATGTACTCCTGTTTCGCCGGATTCACGGAGGCGGGCGAGTCCCTCGAAGCCACCGTGCACCGGGAGATCGAGGAGGAGTCCGGGGTGCGGCTCTCGGCGTTGCGCTACATCTCCTCGCAGCCGTGGCCGTTTCCGCGGTCGCTCATGGTCGGCTTCCGCGCGGTGGTCGAAGACGAGGCCGCGGCGCGACCGGACGGCGAGGAGATCATCGACGTCCGGTGGTTCACGCGCACGGAGATCGGCGCCGCGCTCGCCGGGGACGGCCCCGTCGGTTTGCCGGGCCCCGCTTCGATCGCGCGCGCCCTCATCGTCGACTGGTTCGAGGAGCGCCCGTGA
- a CDS encoding protein kinase family protein has product MTAALPGAEVTGTRALTADGDGRFDSAVASLADGRELAIRVADDDDAARELAAEALALRALTDGARAMLPFRAPGYIGETRVGEGRALVTELLPGFQIEASMVPAGRGAAESMGAAIAAVHGLPTSVVRGAGLVMRSAEESRAELERLVDTAAATGRVPARLTVRWRDAVADDDLWRFESTVVLGGAQATSFLFDDHPERGPEVTGVIGWHGLAVGDPALDLSWLSAAPDAAADVHGAYARAMDRTPDAGLEVRARLLAELEFARWLVHGDALRREDIVEDAAALLEALADGLRHDDLAVPGDRRSDVDSAMDALDRVPVATTPEVDTSMQTDAYNPEELWAAEADEDDRDAADTTTPAEQDVEPASAPSQPDADRRAAMASIETEDLSGVAHAFAEAHGSTRGEAPALTSSPAADDDDSEEAQRAARAALQRWKSSSSE; this is encoded by the coding sequence GTGACGGCCGCACTTCCCGGCGCGGAGGTCACGGGCACCCGGGCGCTCACCGCGGACGGCGACGGGCGCTTCGACTCCGCCGTCGCCTCGCTCGCCGACGGCCGGGAACTCGCGATCCGCGTGGCGGACGACGATGACGCGGCGCGGGAGCTGGCGGCGGAAGCCCTGGCACTGCGCGCCCTCACCGACGGCGCGCGTGCCATGCTGCCGTTCCGCGCCCCCGGTTACATCGGCGAGACCAGGGTGGGCGAGGGACGTGCGCTCGTGACCGAGCTGCTCCCCGGCTTCCAGATCGAGGCGTCGATGGTGCCCGCCGGACGCGGTGCCGCGGAATCCATGGGAGCCGCGATCGCCGCCGTGCACGGGCTGCCGACGTCGGTCGTCCGCGGCGCCGGACTCGTGATGCGCAGCGCCGAGGAGAGCCGCGCCGAGCTGGAGCGGCTCGTCGACACCGCGGCCGCCACCGGACGCGTCCCTGCCCGCCTCACCGTGCGGTGGCGGGATGCCGTCGCCGACGACGACCTCTGGCGCTTCGAGTCGACCGTCGTGCTCGGCGGCGCGCAGGCGACGTCCTTCCTCTTCGACGACCACCCCGAGCGCGGCCCCGAGGTCACCGGCGTGATCGGCTGGCACGGTCTCGCGGTCGGCGATCCGGCACTCGATCTCTCCTGGCTGTCCGCGGCTCCCGACGCGGCGGCCGACGTGCATGGCGCCTACGCCCGTGCCATGGACCGTACTCCCGATGCCGGGCTCGAGGTCCGCGCGCGTCTGCTCGCCGAGCTGGAGTTCGCGCGCTGGCTCGTCCACGGGGATGCGCTGCGGCGCGAGGACATCGTGGAAGACGCGGCCGCCCTGCTCGAGGCTCTCGCCGACGGCCTGCGCCACGACGACCTCGCCGTGCCCGGCGATCGACGCTCCGATGTGGACTCCGCGATGGACGCGCTCGATCGTGTGCCGGTGGCGACCACCCCCGAGGTGGACACGTCGATGCAGACCGACGCCTACAACCCGGAAGAGCTCTGGGCGGCGGAGGCGGACGAGGACGACCGCGACGCTGCGGACACGACGACACCGGCGGAGCAGGACGTCGAGCCCGCGAGCGCTCCGTCGCAGCCCGACGCCGACCGGCGCGCGGCCATGGCGAGCATCGAGACCGAGGACCTCTCCGGCGTCGCCCACGCGTTCGCCGAGGCGCACGGGAGCACACGGGGCGAGGCTCCCGCGCTCACGTCCTCCCCCGCCGCGGACGACGACGACTCCGAAGAGGCTCAGCGCGCGGCGCGAGCAGCGCTCCAGCGCTGGAAGAGCTCCTCCTCGGAGTAG
- a CDS encoding ATP-dependent DNA helicase, with the protein MTAGSPDAALSATDIALALGLPTPTPAQQQVIEAPLEPALVVAGAGSGKTETMSARVVWLVANGLVRRDEVLGLTFTRKAAGELAERIGARLAVVDEYGRRGLLPHLPEIVAGESLRRVAEAAPGRQRELVRSHVLDELAVRHGTGWEPGAVRTADDLLIRPRVSTYNAFADGIVREHAARIGRDPDVAMLSQAASWMLAREVVLRSDLPELEEVDYALGTVIDAVQRLAGEALDHRVDLAEAERLAAAQAAAFEPYRSNADVEKAAVNLRSLPTLTRLVRDYIAEKDRRGVLDFADQVAGAYDIVESAPDVRTELREQHRVVLLDEYQDTSVIQTRFLAELFRDAAVMAVGDPHQSIYGWRGASADNLYAFPRSFSSAGGVRTYSLMTSWRNDRRILDVANRVLEPLQRPGLDVPPLEPRPGAGEGTVAVRFPFTVDDEAAEVAAWFAERRAAHEAASASPHTGAILFRSKRHMQTFAGALAARGIPHRILGLGGLLATPEVVDVVSTLRVVHDPTAGSALIRLLTGPRFGVGVADMAALYELGRALAERDTALLPLPDEVRARLRSSRGADEAVSIVDAVDVVRAVRDDYRLLESLTPEGRSRIRAAGEMLERLRRASSQPIPELIRLIELELRLDIELAANETRGPARVAATQLRAFADEVRAFLAADERGTIGSLLAWLDKAESTDELMPRPEPPEPGVVQLLTIHGSKGLEWDAVAVVRLVVDELPGRVSDTSGWFGFGVVPFALRGDRDALPRFVWDPDGAMEGEADPGKRQKLAQASLSGGATKANPHGGALKRFKDAYREYQRQEERRLAYVAVTRAKSGLLLSGAHWAGQKAPRTPSPYLLEAIDVLGLEAIPPVDPAENPYDGPGATLHWPLDPLGGRRAVVSAAATAVEEALHDDTAAPTEELRRLLDERAARQRGADAEAPTRVPASRFKDYVTDYTGTLSSLVRPMPERPYRQTRLGTLFHAWVEQRSELVGVGTRVDEALWEIDEDEPEAGLPLDTPVSGAAADAADLAALQETFERSEWGTLQPLAVEIEIDFALGAGLPGVYADPADAHIVICKLDAVYRRADRGGRIEIVDWKTGRAPRTPQEREERMLQLALYRLAYHRRFGVPLDEIDVALYYVADDLVIRGDRVYSEEELFQRWSAARAAR; encoded by the coding sequence ATGACCGCAGGATCCCCGGACGCCGCGCTCTCGGCGACCGACATCGCCCTCGCGCTCGGACTCCCGACGCCGACCCCCGCGCAGCAGCAGGTCATCGAGGCACCGCTGGAGCCGGCGCTCGTCGTCGCCGGCGCCGGCAGCGGCAAGACGGAGACCATGTCGGCGCGAGTGGTCTGGCTCGTCGCGAACGGACTCGTCCGCCGGGACGAGGTCCTCGGGCTGACGTTCACCCGGAAGGCCGCGGGGGAGCTGGCGGAGCGCATCGGCGCCCGTCTCGCCGTCGTGGACGAGTACGGGCGGAGGGGACTGCTTCCGCATCTGCCGGAGATCGTGGCCGGTGAATCGCTGCGCCGGGTGGCGGAGGCCGCCCCGGGGCGCCAGCGAGAGCTCGTGCGCAGCCACGTCCTCGACGAACTCGCGGTCCGGCACGGGACGGGGTGGGAACCGGGAGCAGTCCGCACCGCGGACGATCTCCTCATCCGCCCCCGTGTGTCCACCTACAACGCCTTCGCGGACGGGATCGTCCGTGAGCACGCCGCGCGCATCGGACGGGATCCCGACGTGGCGATGCTCAGCCAGGCGGCGTCCTGGATGCTGGCGCGCGAGGTGGTGCTCCGCAGCGACCTGCCCGAGCTGGAGGAGGTCGACTACGCGCTCGGGACCGTCATCGACGCCGTTCAGCGCCTCGCGGGCGAGGCGCTGGACCACCGCGTCGACCTCGCTGAGGCGGAGCGTCTCGCGGCGGCTCAGGCGGCGGCGTTCGAGCCGTACCGATCCAACGCCGACGTGGAGAAGGCCGCGGTCAACCTGCGGAGCCTCCCCACCCTGACGCGGCTCGTGCGCGACTACATCGCGGAGAAGGACCGGCGCGGTGTGCTCGACTTCGCGGACCAGGTGGCCGGGGCATACGACATCGTGGAGTCGGCGCCTGACGTTCGCACCGAGCTCCGGGAGCAGCACCGGGTCGTGCTGCTGGACGAGTACCAGGACACCTCCGTGATCCAGACGCGCTTCCTGGCGGAGCTGTTCCGCGACGCCGCCGTCATGGCGGTCGGCGATCCGCACCAGTCGATCTACGGGTGGCGCGGGGCCAGCGCCGACAACCTCTACGCGTTCCCGCGCTCCTTCTCGAGCGCGGGCGGCGTGCGCACCTACAGTTTGATGACGAGCTGGCGCAACGACCGGCGGATCCTCGACGTCGCCAACCGGGTGCTCGAACCGCTGCAGAGACCCGGACTCGATGTGCCGCCGCTGGAGCCGCGTCCGGGAGCGGGGGAGGGCACCGTCGCCGTGCGCTTCCCGTTCACCGTCGATGACGAGGCCGCCGAGGTCGCGGCTTGGTTCGCGGAGCGCCGAGCGGCTCATGAGGCGGCATCGGCCTCTCCGCACACCGGCGCGATCCTGTTCCGGTCCAAGCGGCACATGCAGACCTTCGCCGGCGCGCTCGCCGCGCGGGGGATTCCGCACCGCATCCTCGGTCTGGGTGGCCTGCTCGCCACGCCCGAGGTCGTCGACGTCGTCTCGACGCTGCGCGTGGTGCATGATCCGACGGCCGGCTCGGCGCTGATCCGACTCCTCACCGGCCCGCGCTTCGGCGTCGGAGTGGCGGATATGGCGGCGCTGTATGAACTGGGGCGGGCGCTGGCGGAGCGCGACACCGCTCTCCTTCCTCTGCCGGACGAGGTGCGGGCGCGGCTGCGCTCCTCCCGAGGCGCCGACGAGGCCGTCTCCATCGTGGACGCGGTCGATGTCGTCCGCGCGGTCCGCGACGACTACCGCCTGCTGGAGAGCCTCACACCCGAGGGACGCTCCCGCATCCGGGCGGCGGGGGAGATGCTGGAACGTCTGCGTCGGGCGTCATCCCAGCCCATCCCGGAGCTCATCCGGCTCATCGAGCTCGAACTGCGGCTGGACATCGAGCTCGCTGCGAACGAGACCCGCGGGCCCGCACGCGTCGCGGCCACCCAGCTGCGGGCGTTCGCGGACGAGGTCCGCGCGTTCCTCGCCGCCGACGAGCGCGGCACGATCGGCAGTCTGCTGGCCTGGCTCGACAAGGCGGAGAGCACCGACGAGCTGATGCCCCGCCCGGAGCCGCCCGAGCCCGGCGTCGTGCAGCTGCTCACGATCCACGGGTCCAAGGGGCTGGAGTGGGACGCCGTCGCCGTCGTCCGCCTCGTCGTCGACGAACTCCCGGGCCGCGTTTCCGACACCTCGGGGTGGTTCGGGTTCGGCGTCGTGCCCTTCGCGCTGCGTGGGGACCGCGATGCGCTGCCGCGCTTCGTCTGGGACCCGGACGGGGCGATGGAGGGCGAGGCCGACCCCGGGAAGCGGCAGAAGCTCGCGCAGGCGTCGCTGTCCGGCGGGGCGACGAAAGCGAACCCGCACGGCGGCGCTCTGAAGCGTTTCAAGGACGCCTACCGGGAGTATCAGCGTCAGGAGGAGCGTCGCCTCGCCTACGTGGCGGTGACCAGGGCCAAGAGCGGTCTGCTGCTCAGCGGAGCCCATTGGGCGGGCCAGAAGGCGCCGCGCACACCGAGCCCGTATCTCCTGGAAGCCATCGACGTGCTCGGCCTCGAAGCGATCCCGCCGGTCGATCCGGCCGAGAATCCGTACGACGGCCCCGGCGCCACGCTGCACTGGCCGCTCGACCCGCTCGGCGGACGCCGGGCGGTGGTGAGCGCCGCCGCCACAGCCGTCGAGGAGGCCCTCCACGACGACACCGCGGCGCCGACGGAGGAGCTGCGGCGGCTCCTCGACGAGCGCGCGGCCCGCCAGCGCGGCGCCGACGCCGAGGCGCCCACCCGCGTGCCCGCCTCCCGGTTCAAGGACTACGTGACGGACTACACCGGTACCCTTTCCTCCCTGGTGCGCCCGATGCCGGAGCGACCGTACCGCCAGACCCGCCTCGGGACCCTGTTCCACGCGTGGGTCGAACAGCGCTCCGAACTCGTCGGCGTCGGAACCCGGGTGGACGAGGCGCTGTGGGAAATCGACGAGGACGAACCGGAGGCCGGACTTCCGCTCGACACGCCGGTATCGGGGGCAGCGGCGGACGCCGCCGACCTCGCCGCGTTGCAGGAGACCTTCGAACGGAGCGAGTGGGGGACTCTGCAGCCGCTCGCCGTGGAGATCGAGATCGACTTCGCGCTCGGAGCCGGCCTCCCGGGCGTGTACGCCGACCCGGCGGACGCCCACATCGTCATCTGCAAGCTCGACGCGGTGTACCGACGCGCCGACCGCGGCGGACGGATCGAGATCGTCGACTGGAAGACCGGGCGGGCGCCGCGAACGCCGCAGGAGCGGGAGGAGCGGATGCTGCAGCTGGCCCTCTACCGGCTCGCGTATCATCGGCGCTTCGGTGTCCCGCTCGACGAGATCGACGTGGCTCTCTACTACGTGGCCGACGACCTCGTCATCCGCGGCGACCGTGTCTACTCCGAGGAGGAGCTCTTCCAGCGCTGGAGCGCTGCTCGCGCCGCGCGCTGA
- a CDS encoding ATP-dependent helicase, with protein MRSDAAQRAVITAPATASGVVIGAPGTGKTRTLVDRVVRLLDAEGLRPEEVLALTPSRQAATALRDRIGVRIGQATPGPLARSLGSFAFQLVRGAMVREGSEPPALLTGADQDRIIAELLAGDAEDGRISWPAALSEPVRASKGFRSELRAFLAECTELGASVGELRATGDPVWAAAADFVEEYRTVLDALRSAHRDAADLLSEAAAILRTADGATLGPLAPLRVVLIDDAQELTRGGIGVVRALLDRGVAVQAFGDPDISSGAFRGASPELFAQLAGALGKVHVLDGAHRQRPLLTALTRTVTQAIGVSGRVEHRRAPVPAEAEEGAEVTTFLAPSPYEEYDRIAGVMRDWHLSAGVPWERMAVIAHDTRQVTALETELAAREIPTRAAGVQRPLGSEGIVRDIVGIVRLALTPDEERTVQAWEEALRTPFGGMDAIALRRLRARLRHLELGQGGSTPARELLRAAMSTPATLTLIDAPESRTAERFAETVAAVARAAAAGETIHDLLWRIWEQARAVDGRRLQVAWREISLLPTGAETARSLDALVALFDAAKRFVERTPNERPEVFVRDILDSEVPEDTLSAPERPGTVTLLTPATALGTEFDAVVVAGLQDGVWPNVRLRGGLLQTWRLADALAAARSGLPIEVPGILDRRRAALHDELRLFVRAISRARHRLLVTAVDDDDLTPSAFFGFLPAPEPPERHASAEHPLTLRGLVARHRRVLTTTRSEPARREAAAQLAVLAREGVPGAHPQDWYGVTPPSTAAPLRDLAAAGARVSPSAVESYEECGLNWVVSALGGDTVMPPTAGIGTIVHEAMERVPDGDLARMRAIVDEHWPELDFETAWIGRKERRRADLFVDRLHSYIGEVTRDGGRVLGSEVEFRFAVDVSGETPEPTVHPVGDDRAHRAIVHGYIDRVEAYPPGGGEHGHARGRGWESMAGAPEGTTVVVDLKTGKTDPESDGGVVDHAQLAAYQIAVQQGLVPGASPASLGGARLVIVSKTLAKSDYRVAHQHALDTEARSRFLHRVAEVARGMSAASFTAQVEAHCADTQRRVHPCRIHTVPAVSA; from the coding sequence ATGAGGTCGGACGCCGCGCAACGAGCCGTGATCACGGCGCCGGCGACCGCGTCCGGTGTCGTCATCGGCGCCCCGGGCACCGGCAAGACGCGCACGCTCGTCGACCGCGTCGTGCGGCTTCTCGACGCCGAGGGACTGCGGCCGGAGGAGGTGCTGGCGCTCACACCCAGCCGGCAGGCGGCGACCGCGCTGCGCGACCGCATCGGGGTACGCATCGGACAGGCGACACCCGGACCGCTGGCGCGGTCGCTGGGGTCTTTCGCCTTCCAGCTCGTCCGCGGTGCGATGGTCCGAGAAGGGTCCGAGCCTCCGGCTCTGCTCACCGGTGCCGATCAGGACCGCATCATCGCCGAGCTGCTCGCCGGCGACGCCGAGGACGGGCGCATCTCCTGGCCGGCGGCTCTGAGTGAGCCCGTCCGCGCCTCCAAGGGCTTCCGGTCCGAGCTGCGCGCCTTCCTCGCCGAATGCACCGAACTGGGCGCGAGCGTCGGGGAACTGCGCGCGACCGGCGACCCCGTCTGGGCGGCAGCGGCCGACTTCGTGGAGGAATATCGTACGGTGCTCGACGCCCTGCGATCCGCGCACCGCGATGCCGCCGACCTGCTCAGCGAGGCAGCCGCGATTCTCCGTACGGCTGACGGCGCGACGCTCGGGCCGCTGGCGCCCCTGCGGGTCGTGCTCATCGACGATGCCCAGGAGCTGACACGCGGAGGGATCGGCGTCGTGCGGGCCCTCCTGGACCGGGGCGTGGCGGTGCAGGCGTTCGGCGACCCCGACATCTCCTCCGGTGCCTTCCGCGGAGCGAGCCCCGAGCTGTTCGCGCAGCTCGCCGGCGCGCTCGGCAAGGTGCATGTGCTCGACGGCGCCCATCGCCAGCGCCCGCTGCTGACGGCGCTGACGCGCACGGTGACGCAGGCGATCGGCGTCTCCGGGCGCGTCGAGCACCGTCGCGCGCCGGTGCCGGCGGAGGCGGAGGAGGGCGCGGAAGTGACGACGTTCCTCGCACCGTCGCCTTACGAGGAGTACGACCGCATCGCCGGGGTCATGCGCGACTGGCACCTCAGCGCCGGTGTCCCGTGGGAGCGGATGGCGGTCATCGCCCATGACACCCGCCAAGTCACGGCCCTGGAGACCGAGCTCGCCGCGCGGGAGATCCCGACGCGGGCCGCGGGCGTGCAGCGTCCGCTCGGCAGCGAGGGGATCGTGCGTGACATCGTCGGCATCGTGCGGCTCGCGCTGACCCCGGACGAGGAGCGCACCGTGCAGGCGTGGGAGGAGGCCCTCCGGACGCCGTTCGGCGGCATGGACGCGATCGCGCTCCGCCGGCTGCGCGCGCGGCTGCGGCACCTCGAACTCGGGCAGGGCGGTTCCACCCCGGCCAGGGAGCTCCTGCGGGCCGCGATGTCGACGCCCGCGACCCTCACGCTCATCGATGCACCGGAGTCGCGGACCGCCGAGCGTTTCGCGGAGACGGTGGCCGCGGTCGCCCGTGCCGCAGCCGCGGGCGAGACGATCCACGATCTGCTCTGGCGGATCTGGGAGCAGGCCAGGGCCGTCGACGGACGGCGGCTGCAGGTCGCGTGGCGGGAGATCTCCCTCCTGCCGACCGGCGCCGAGACGGCGCGGTCGCTGGATGCCCTCGTGGCCCTCTTCGATGCGGCGAAGCGGTTCGTCGAGCGCACCCCGAACGAGCGCCCCGAAGTGTTCGTGCGCGACATCCTGGACAGCGAGGTGCCGGAGGACACGCTGTCCGCCCCGGAGCGCCCCGGCACGGTCACGCTGCTCACGCCCGCGACCGCCCTGGGAACGGAGTTCGATGCGGTGGTCGTCGCGGGGTTGCAGGACGGCGTCTGGCCCAATGTCCGGCTGCGCGGCGGACTGCTCCAGACCTGGCGTCTGGCCGACGCTCTGGCCGCCGCACGCTCCGGCCTGCCGATCGAGGTTCCCGGCATCCTCGACAGGCGCCGCGCGGCGCTGCACGACGAGCTGCGGCTGTTCGTGCGGGCGATCTCGCGAGCCCGACACCGCCTGCTCGTCACCGCCGTGGACGACGACGACCTCACGCCCAGTGCCTTCTTCGGTTTCCTCCCCGCACCGGAGCCGCCGGAGCGCCATGCCTCTGCGGAGCACCCCCTGACGCTGCGCGGACTGGTCGCCCGGCACCGTCGGGTGCTCACCACGACGCGCTCCGAACCCGCGCGCCGCGAGGCGGCCGCCCAACTGGCGGTCCTCGCCCGCGAGGGCGTGCCCGGAGCGCATCCGCAGGACTGGTACGGAGTGACCCCGCCCTCCACCGCGGCGCCGCTGCGCGACCTCGCCGCGGCGGGAGCACGCGTCTCCCCGTCCGCCGTGGAGTCGTACGAGGAGTGCGGACTCAACTGGGTGGTCTCCGCACTCGGCGGGGACACCGTCATGCCGCCCACGGCCGGGATCGGCACCATCGTCCACGAGGCGATGGAGCGGGTGCCGGACGGCGACCTCGCGCGGATGCGGGCGATCGTCGACGAGCACTGGCCCGAACTCGACTTCGAGACCGCTTGGATCGGCCGGAAGGAGCGTCGGCGCGCCGACCTCTTCGTCGACCGGCTGCACAGTTACATCGGCGAGGTGACGAGAGACGGCGGACGGGTCCTCGGCAGCGAGGTGGAGTTCCGGTTCGCCGTCGACGTCTCCGGCGAGACGCCGGAGCCGACCGTGCACCCGGTCGGAGACGACCGCGCGCACCGCGCGATCGTGCACGGCTACATCGACCGCGTCGAGGCCTATCCGCCCGGCGGTGGTGAGCACGGACACGCGCGAGGACGCGGCTGGGAATCCATGGCCGGTGCCCCTGAGGGGACGACGGTGGTCGTCGATCTCAAGACGGGGAAGACCGATCCGGAATCGGACGGCGGCGTCGTCGATCACGCTCAACTGGCGGCTTACCAGATCGCGGTGCAGCAGGGTCTCGTGCCGGGCGCCTCGCCCGCCTCGCTCGGCGGTGCGCGCCTCGTGATCGTCTCCAAGACCCTCGCCAAGAGCGACTACCGTGTCGCGCATCAGCACGCTCTCGACACCGAGGCGCGGTCGCGGTTCCTGCACCGCGTGGCGGAGGTCGCCCGCGGTATGTCGGCGGCGAGCTTCACCGCGCAGGTCGAAGCGCACTGCGCCGACACCCAACGCCGCGTCCACCCCTGTCGGATCCACACGGTGCCGGCGGTGAGCGCATGA
- a CDS encoding DUF3107 domain-containing protein, producing MEIRIGIINTGRELSFDTAATADEVRTQVSTALEQSASHLSFADVKGNSYIVPTANLAYIELGTEESRRVGFVA from the coding sequence GTGGAAATCCGCATCGGCATCATCAACACCGGCCGCGAGCTGAGCTTCGACACCGCCGCCACGGCGGACGAGGTCCGCACCCAGGTCTCCACAGCTCTGGAGCAGAGCGCCTCGCACCTGAGCTTCGCCGATGTGAAGGGGAACTCCTACATCGTGCCGACCGCGAACCTCGCCTACATCGAGCTGGGCACCGAGGAGTCGCGCCGCGTGGGCTTCGTCGCCTGA